One Labeo rohita strain BAU-BD-2019 chromosome 12, IGBB_LRoh.1.0, whole genome shotgun sequence genomic region harbors:
- the adprm gene encoding manganese-dependent ADP-ribose/CDP-alcohol diphosphatase, giving the protein MLRISRKLLIYLSSGTAHKPIRRAAMEDGAQPVFAFGIIADIQYADIEDGLNFLRTRKRFYRNSIQLLRNATRRWEEQRVKCVLQLGDIIDGFNKRHDASEQALDTVIKEFEKSSADVHHVWGNHEFYNFCRETLLASSLNSAAKAGCGSDLMADDIYAYEFSPAPGFRFVVLDSYDVSLIGRDESSEKYKRSLKLLQEHNDNPDLNHPPVFYGLEQRFVKFNGGFSREQLLWLDEVLTLADQKQERVTVFSHLPVHPNATDPICLAWNYEAMLSMLRSHKSVVCFMAGHDHDGGYYVDESGVHHITLEGVIETRPDSNAFGTVYVYEDQMVLKGSGRISDKVLKYP; this is encoded by the exons ATGCTCAGGATTTCTAGGAAATTATTGATCTATTTATCCAGCGGAACTGCGCACAAACCCATCAGGAGAGCAGCGATGGAGGATGGCGCGCAGCCGGTGTTCGCGTTCGGGATCATCGCGGACATACAGTACGCGGATATAGAGGACGGTTTAAACTTTCTACGAACGCGCAAACGCTTCTATAGGAACAGCATTCAGCTGCTGCGCAACGCAACGCGCCGCTGGGAAGAGCAGCGCGTCAAGTGCGTCCTTCAGCTGGGGGACATTATTGATGGGTTTAATAAGCGTCATGACGCTTCAGAACAGGCTCTAGACACAGTTATCAAGGAGTTTGAAAAGAGCTCGGCGGATGTACATCACGTATGGGGGAATCACGAGTTTTACAACTTCTGCAGGGAAACTCTACTCGCTTCCTCGCTCAACAGCGCGGCGAAAGCCGGATGCGGAAGTGACCTCATGGCTGACGACATTTACGCGTACGAGTTCAGCCCCGCCCCTGGGTTTCGGTTCGTGGTGTTGGACTCGTATGACGTCAGCTTGATCGGGAGAGACGAGAGCAGCGAGAAATACAAACGATCATTGAAACTCCTGCAGGAACACAACGACAACCCTGATCTCAACCACCCGCCAG TGTTTTATGGCTTGGAACAAAGGTTTGTGAAATTTAATGGCGGATTCAGCCGAGAGCAGCTGCTGTGGCTCGATGAAGTCTTAACTCTTGCTGACCAGAAACAGGAGAGAGTAACCGTCTTTA GTCATCTTCCCGTTCATCCGAATGCCACAGACCCCATCTGTCTGGCGTGGAACTACGAGGCCATGCTGTCCATGCTGCGCTCTCATAAGAGTGTGGTTTGCTTCATGGCGGGACACGATCATGATGGAGGATATTACGTTGATGAGTCTGGCGTTCACCACATCACGCTGGAGGGGGTGATTGAAACACGTCCAGACAGTAATGCCTTTGGGACAGTTTATGTCTATGAGGACCAGATGGTTCTGAAGGGCAGCGGAAGGATATCAGACAAGGTTCTCAAGTATCCATGA